TCAAAACCCCGAGTACCTGTCCGAGACGCGACGTTCTCGGTTGTCGTCTCACCCTGGAAGGCTTCGACCTCAAACTGTCTGCAGCCGGTGACCGCGTTCTCGCCTTATAAGGTTCCCGTCCCCACCCGCCGGGAGCAGAGGAGGGTTCAGGGCAGGGACGAACGAGTTTTAAATGGGGGAGAGGCTAAATAAGCAATAACgagcacaacagcagcaaaaaaaaagcaatcccGCGCCAAGTGCCCGCACCGAGCAGCGGGCGCAACAGCTAAAAGACGAGTCATGCTGGtactggtgtgcgtgtgtgcgtcttTCTTTTGGGCTTTCCTTTACATCCCCATGCATTCCCGCGGGCGACAGTGTAGACAGTGCGAGACGCGCGAGAGTCCCGTTGGCTTTCGGGTTTTCGTTCTCGTGGCGTCGCCCTGTTCTTCGCCGGAATCTAGGCCAAACCGGACGATCGTGCCGCCGCAAAACCCGACGGCGCAAGAACGCAAATACGGCAAGACGCTTTGAAATGTAGGGAGGAGGGACGTGGagcatggatgtatatgtacTTATGAATTCCAATCACGCTTTATCCACCCTCTCCTCTTCGGGCAAAGGTGAATCGATCTCTCCTATCGTTAAGCGATCGTTAAGCGGATGGTTTGAAATGGAATTGGTTGGAATTTGTGGGTGTTATGGagatttgaaaaatatgtaagTATATGCGTTAGCAGTGACGAAAGCccgaacaaaaaatcaaattcaaaacatATTATCTTCAAGAGTTGATGTGATATTATGGAACAATATTTACCTTTTCCAAAAATGAATGGTCGGTGGATCTACACCATAGAATCAGTTCTTACGGCTGTCCTGTTTGTCCGGGTTACCGTCACAAGCCATACGACACCGATTGGTTGGTGTCCTAAGAAAGGCGATAGGTCATCCTTACGGGTTGTGTTTTGCCAAGGAATGAGAAGAAGCAACGAACagaattgttatttttctaGTAACAAAACCCTGAAAATCCGTTCATCTCTCCTTCAGAAACGATACCACCTCATCTTTCAATCTTTTCAAGAGTATCCCTTGCTGCCACTGAATCTGATTCTTCTACAGCACAACTAGTTCTGACGCCAGTCCGTTAACCCCTTTCGAATGCACAATCACGCTTTATGGGGGAAGTACACGCAATCATTATTATGAAGAGCCACGATTAATTCGCAGACCACTCATTCTGGACCATTCGATGTGTTCTGGATGTCGGCAGACGGTGATGCTCTTAGGAGGCACTGAAGGGatgctctttctctgtctctctcttgttgTCCTGCTCACAATAGAGCACTTTGACGTGACATGGCCCAGTCAACGATCATTATCCAAGATTCTCgatccctggctgcagcctcccatccatgtagacatTCGATCTTCGACGGAACTTGATACACCCTCATGTGCCTCATGTTGAACTAgagatcgctgtcgaacacctctcttcgtggggcatgagtccagcatcctcatgacatgccccagtTATCGCATCCTGCCAGTCTTTGCCACCGTGTGAATGCTTGAtgcgccgtacagctcagcaagctcgtcgttcatccttctcctccaaacTCCATTGCATCCTTCGCACGAATGGTCCAAGACTCGTTTCcatagaggaccaccgggTGAATCAATTGTGCGATATACCTCACATTTCGTGCAGGttcgaagtcttctggatctcagcagtcggcGAAGCCCATAGTATACACTATTCCCCTGTCTctggatttcgctgctgatgtcatTGTTTGAAGTAATGATCATCCCAAGAGAGCAGATAGCTCTTCTATCGCCTCGAGATTGTCGCCGTTAATTAATACACTGTttcccagatggtctgagtctccggcaagcaggtatttcgtcttcgtcgcattgattctcaatccaattcttgctgtACGCCTCGCACAGCTTCGCTGTTGTCTTGCCGTTGATGTCGAGGTCATCTGATCGTGCtacggatgtcgttgtctagctCAGCGCTTCGtatgacaccttccagggcgATGTTGAAGAACAGATAGGAGAGTTCGTCACTAGTGCCTCAGACCTCTGTAAGATTCGAATGATTCTGAGTTTGAcactctcaccttgcactgcaccccgttcatgGTGGTCTGTAACCGGATCAACTTCATAGGGTTCATTCCGGTCCATGGTGTCGTAGGCAGCCTTGAAGTTGAACGCAAGCAATGAAGGATCGTCTTAACTGACGCAAGAATCGTCCTTATCGCATTGATCGTTTATCTAAATATTGTAGCCTCGTCGTGCAGTTTTGCCGTAAATTCACCTTGTTATCCAGAAATAGCATAACAGAAGCGTAAACATGCTTATTCGCTCacacttgttttcttttccaggTGCTAGAATTAACCGGGCCGGTCCATTGCAATGGCACTGGGGAGCGTAGACAGCAACCAGCGGAGTCGACCAAAGCATCCAATAATCGGATACGGTCCCCGCCGGagaacccaccaccaccaccaacacctccaccaccagcacaacAACCATCAACTCCTACCACGCCCACACAGCGGCGACACATCGATCAACCGACAGCAATCAAAGCGAAGGCTAGGCTCGAGCGCATCGAACCGACGCACCACTCGAAACAGACGGCGACGGAGTCGTCGCCGGTGGTGCCGTACCGTGGCCGGCTCACGTGCGACCGCTCGACGCAACCGTCGCCGGACGACGAGCCGGACGATCGGTGCGCCAGCTGGGCCAAGGAGCGACTGCTCGAGGGGCAAATTACCGAGCTGCAGGAGCGCCTGAAGGATACGGAGGAGCGGTACCACAGCCTGAAGCTCCAGTACGACACGCTGTCCCAGGTGCACCGGACGCTTCGCGAAAACTACGGCACGCTGCAGGAGGAAAGCGAAAAGCTGCAGTTCGACATCCAGCACCTGACCAAGTGTGCCGACGTGTTGCGGTACGTGGCAGCAGCGAAACCCGGCGCAAAGTTGTACCCAGGTGTATtggtcttttgtttttgtttttcggtttttgcAGGTCCGAGCTGCAATCCGCCCGCTGTGATCGGGATTCCGCCATCGAGCTGCAGAAAATACTGCAGTCCGAGCTGGACGAATCGCGCCGAGAGCGCAAAAAGCTGCAGGACGGTGGCGAGAAGGACACGAAAACGATACAGGACCTGCAGCGCCAGTGCCGCGAGATGGAGCGGATACTGATGCGCAAAAATCCCGACTCCATATCCGCCTTAATCGGTGCGACTGCTCGATCGTTGCAGCGGGGAGCTAAACAAACGGCTAACCGGGTgcatttttctctttctctgtctctttaTCCACAGTGGCCAGCAAATCGCCGACGGGCAAGCCGGAACCGGACGGCTCGAACTCGACCACCTGCCGGCTGCTGGAGCAGCGGATCGCCCAGCTCGAGGCGGACGCGCGGAAGCAGGACGCGAAGGCGCAAGGTATACTGGCCGACGTGCAGGCCCGCTTTAACTCGGTGCAGGCAAAGTACGAAACGCACATAGCCGATCTCGAGATGCAGGTGCTCAGCCTGCAGGAGATCAACTCGAAGCTGAACGAGAAGATCATCCGCCAGATGGAGGAGCTGGCCAGCATCGGCAGCCATGCCGGCACCGTCAACGGCAGCACCGCTAGCTTTACGCAAACAGACGCAACAGTGGagggagaggaggaggaggaggagccgAGAGGCCGCAAGCGCGAGGCTGCCAATGCTAAAGTACGCTCTATTTTAGTGCAGACGGATGTGACGGGAGAGGCGGCCccagcggcagcggcaacgGTGGTGGTACCGGCGGTGCGCCAACCGTCCGCCAAGCGGGCCCAGGCCCAGGGCAAGGAGGACGCCCATCTGCTCGCCACCATACGCGGCATGCGGGTCGATCTGGCCATCAAGGAGAAGGCGGTCCAGCGGCTGACGCGCGAGGTCGAGGAGTGCAAGAAGACGATCAAGAAGCTgcagaaaaagaaggaaccCGGGCCGGTCGGGGCGGGCaatggcggcggtggcggtggccggGGCGCCGACAGCAGTGGCCGGTCACCGGTGAAGGTGCGCAGCAAGCCGGAGAGCGGTGGCGAGTGCGGTGCCGGTCCCGAGCCCGGTGCGCTCCGCGATGCGCAGTCCAAGGTgaagctgctcgagctggacTACAAGGCGCTGCAGGAGAAGCGGCTACAGGACGTAAGTTATGCGGGGACTTACGCGTGCCGATGTTTGAACGTTTTTTTGACACGCTCCTTCTGCCCTTGGTTCTTCTTTTTCAGCTGAAAACGCTACAGGCCGCACACGAGAAGGAGCTGGCGTCCTGCCACGAATCGATACGCTTTCTGCAGCAGCGGCTGGCGGAAAGCGaggaggagctgctgctgcagcggaaGGACAGCAAGCACCGGCCGAACCACGGCACCGATTACTACGGACTGAAGGCAAAGGTATAGCGGCGTGGTTCCGGGCGGGGGGGACaaaatgatgctgatgatggggTCGAGGGTATAGATCCGTCCGTTTCAGCACCGTCCAAGCAAAAATACCACACCCCGCCCCCTCTCCATGTCACTCCATCGCAAAGCCCGTTCGTTCGCCTGAGGCCGGTCGATCCGGTCAGCTTAGTcgacatttttgtttgtttctgcttAATTTTGCAAACGACTTTTTCACGGCTTAAATTTAACGGTATTTTGCACGtgtccttttctttcttcttacTTCTCTCTTGATCGCTTTGCTTAAAACCACacccaacacaacaaaaaaatcctcgTGCCACGTGTGTGCGCTTTCGCTTCAATGCGCAGGCTGGGTAAAACAATTACTGATCTGTATTAAATCCTtctttatctctttttctttcttctttctctctctctctctctctttctctcttttctctctctctctctctctctctatttttctgttttcttgtcTTTAAATCTCGTGTTTTGTCccttgtttatgttttgttttccaattttcttcACCTGTGTTTGCTCAacttttttccattccattcgcATTCCCTTGTGCTGCGATCCACAGCGAATGCGCCCACTAAAGCGGGCTGTTGCGCCGCGGGTCGGGAGGCTAGCGACCGCACGGTACGGTTGGCACTCGGCCGGCAGTACCAACACGCCCGGCAGATCTGCAGCAGCGCTGGTGCATCTGCTTGCAAATGAGTTACACTGCACGAAATCGAAACTGTTGCTAGGCGACGACGGGCACAGACAATAAGAGAATTGGTGTGTCTTGTAccgagacaaaaaaaacagacaaaataCGAAAATTAACGAAGATGATATTGTAGGGAGCAGATAGACACATGccacagagagggagagagcgaatACATGAAATGTTCCTGCCAAATTCCACAACCGTACCCAAAGAAATTGTTAGAAAGTTTAAGCGACGGACACGTCCAATTTGCAAATGTCCCACACAAGCCGTGATAGTTTAACCATCCATCAGTGCGCATAGTTTAGTTTAAAGTACTAATATTcgtaatgaaaaacaaactcagTTGTTGAGTTAACTGCGGCTGTGCTGAGTTGATTGACTTTTGTTTAACCTGAATTATATTTATCAATTTCTCTAACTGTTCCGCATTTACGAAGAATTGGCGAACAGTTATTTATTCAAGTCGCTAACTCACCGCACAGCCACGCAGTCGGGCAGAGGAAGTTTATCTCCCAGTAGGTGTTTGACAacaaccagtgctgcaaaatatcATGAGTCAAACGCGCAACTCTGACTcacaagctgagcttaatgccgacacaagcataatcatgactttttctgaCTGTGAAAAGCCAAATGCAACTGCTTCGGTCACCAACagtcatgactgaaacgaagctcaaatcagctcacgtacacaagtgagatgatcagaggtgagactcaaacatgcttggtaaaattttatttaacatccaactcttggtcactcacgttatcacgacattttctgttAGGTGATAATCACCGTTGAGTCTCATcgctgatcatcacagtagagttCGTGACAcagacatgattttgtttcagccagaatttgtcatgactatgtcagtaacattttgcaaaactaatcacagtaaaaaaaa
The Anopheles arabiensis isolate DONGOLA chromosome X, AaraD3, whole genome shotgun sequence DNA segment above includes these coding regions:
- the LOC120905631 gene encoding centrosomal protein of 162 kDa isoform X2 — protein: MSAQLNGLGGRWSGSKARTKHEPATQSAAPGGDSEESSLDEFLEHELLCWLNEDKPIGQEVATLRPELYGELHQLLGVATEADNRCVEDILAEAERLMLQDGGSELPVAAGDQSPVGWGELLLPPPPAPPPPMTTKWDESGSPFHRPQRIASPACAKVLELTGPVHCNGTGERRQQPAESTKASNNRIRSPPENPPPPPTPPPPAQQPSTPTTPTQRRHIDQPTAIKAKARLERIEPTHHSKQTATESSPVVPYRGRLTCDRSTQPSPDDEPDDRCASWAKERLLEGQITELQERLKDTEERYHSLKLQYDTLSQVHRTLRENYGTLQEESEKLQFDIQHLTKCADVLRSELQSARCDRDSAIELQKILQSELDESRRERKKLQDGGEKDTKTIQDLQRQCREMERILMRKNPDSISALIVASKSPTGKPEPDGSNSTTCRLLEQRIAQLEADARKQDAKAQGILADVQARFNSVQAKYETHIADLEMQVLSLQEINSKLNEKIIRQMEELASIGSHAGTVNGSTASFTQTDATVEGEEEEEEPRGRKREAANAKVRSILVQTDVTGEAAPAAAATVVVPAVRQPSAKRAQAQGKEDAHLLATIRGMRVDLAIKEKAVQRLTREVEECKKTIKKLQKKKEPGPVGAGNGGGGGGRGADSSGRSPVKVRSKPESGGECGAGPEPGALRDAQSKVKLLELDYKALQEKRLQDLKTLQAAHEKELASCHESIRFLQQRLAESEEELLLQRKDSKHRPNHGTDYYGLKAKVAYLERRHTEREQRLLMLVEALSK
- the LOC120905631 gene encoding coiled-coil domain-containing protein 136 isoform X1; amino-acid sequence: MSAQLNGLGGRWSGSKARTKHEPATQSAAPGGDSEESSLDEFLEHELLCWLNEDKPIGQEVATLRPELYGELHQLLGVATEADNRCVEDILAEAERLMLQDGGSELPVAAGDQSPVGWGELLLPPPPAPPPPMTTKWDESGSPFHRPQRIASPACAKVLELTGPVHCNGTGERRQQPAESTKASNNRIRSPPENPPPPPTPPPPAQQPSTPTTPTQRRHIDQPTAIKAKARLERIEPTHHSKQTATESSPVVPYRGRLTCDRSTQPSPDDEPDDRCASWAKERLLEGQITELQERLKDTEERYHSLKLQYDTLSQVHRTLRENYGTLQEESEKLQFDIQHLTKCADVLRSELQSARCDRDSAIELQKILQSELDESRRERKKLQDGGEKDTKTIQDLQRQCREMERILMRKNPDSISALIVASKSPTGKPEPDGSNSTTCRLLEQRIAQLEADARKQDAKAQGILADVQARFNSVQAKYETHIADLEMQVLSLQEINSKLNEKIIRQMEELASIGSHAGTVNGSTASFTQTDATVEGEEEEEEPRGRKREAANAKVRSILVQTDVTGEAAPAAAATVVVPAVRQPSAKRAQAQGKEDAHLLATIRGMRVDLAIKEKAVQRLTREVEECKKTIKKLQKKKEPGPVGAGNGGGGGGRGADSSGRSPVKVRSKPESGGECGAGPEPGALRDAQSKVKLLELDYKALQEKRLQDLKTLQAAHEKELASCHESIRFLQQRLAESEEELLLQRKDSKHRPNHGTDYYGLKAKRMRPLKRAVAPRVGRLATARYGWHSAGSTNTPGRSAAALVHLLANELHCTKSKLLLGDDGHRQ